From Corvus cornix cornix isolate S_Up_H32 chromosome 5, ASM73873v5, whole genome shotgun sequence, the proteins below share one genomic window:
- the PSMA3 gene encoding proteasome subunit alpha type-3 isoform X1, which yields MSSIGTGYDLSASTFSPDGRVFQVEYAMKAVENSSTAIGIRCKDGVVFGVEKLVLSKLYEEGSNKRLFNVDRHVGMAVAGLLADARSLADIAREEASNFRSNYGYDIPLKHLADRVAMYVHAYTLYSAVRPFGCSFMLGSYDSDDGAQLYMIDPSGVSYGYWGCAIGKARQAAKTEIEKLQMKEMTCRDVVKEVAKIIYIVHDEVKDKAFELELSWVGEITNGKHEIVPKDIREEAEKYAKESLKEEDESDDDNM from the exons ATGAGCTCCATCGGCACCGGG TATGACCTGTCAGCTTCCACATTTTCTCCAGATGGCAGAGTGTTTCAAGTGGAATATGCTATGAAAGCTGTGGAGAATAGCAG tACAGCAATTGGGATAAGATGCAAAGATGGTGTTGTCTTTGGAGTAGAAAAATTAGTCCTGTCCAAGCTTTATGAAGAGGGGTCCAATAAACGTCTCTTCAATGTCGACCGACACGTTGGGATG GCAGTCGCGGGGCTCCTGGCAGACGCCCGCTCCTTGGCAGACATCGCCCGGGAAGAGGCTTCCAACTTTAGGTCTAACTATGGCTATGACATCCCCCTGAAG CATCTTGCAGACAGAGTGGCCATGTATGTGCATGCCTACACCCTGTACAGTGCTGTCAGGCCTTTTGGGTGCAG ttTCATGTTGGGGTCCTATGATAGTGATGATGGTGCACAACTGTACATGATTGATCCATCAGGAGTTTCATAC ggttaTTGGGGTTGTGCCATTGGTAAAGCCAGGCAGGCTGCAAAAACAGAGATAGAAAAACTTCAG ATGAAGGAAATGACCTGCCGTGATGTTGTTAAAGAAGTTGCAAAAAT aATCTACATAGTTCATGATGAAGTAAAGGATAAAGCTTTTGAGCTGGAACTCAGCTGGGTTGGAGAAA TAACcaatggaaaacatgaaattgTTCCCAAAGACAtcagagaagaagcagaaaaatatgcCAAG gaatcTTTGAAAGAGGAAGATGAGTCAGACGATGACAATATGTAA
- the PSMA3 gene encoding proteasome subunit alpha type-3 isoform X2, whose amino-acid sequence MKAVENSSTAIGIRCKDGVVFGVEKLVLSKLYEEGSNKRLFNVDRHVGMAVAGLLADARSLADIAREEASNFRSNYGYDIPLKHLADRVAMYVHAYTLYSAVRPFGCSFMLGSYDSDDGAQLYMIDPSGVSYGYWGCAIGKARQAAKTEIEKLQMKEMTCRDVVKEVAKIIYIVHDEVKDKAFELELSWVGEITNGKHEIVPKDIREEAEKYAKESLKEEDESDDDNM is encoded by the exons ATGAAAGCTGTGGAGAATAGCAG tACAGCAATTGGGATAAGATGCAAAGATGGTGTTGTCTTTGGAGTAGAAAAATTAGTCCTGTCCAAGCTTTATGAAGAGGGGTCCAATAAACGTCTCTTCAATGTCGACCGACACGTTGGGATG GCAGTCGCGGGGCTCCTGGCAGACGCCCGCTCCTTGGCAGACATCGCCCGGGAAGAGGCTTCCAACTTTAGGTCTAACTATGGCTATGACATCCCCCTGAAG CATCTTGCAGACAGAGTGGCCATGTATGTGCATGCCTACACCCTGTACAGTGCTGTCAGGCCTTTTGGGTGCAG ttTCATGTTGGGGTCCTATGATAGTGATGATGGTGCACAACTGTACATGATTGATCCATCAGGAGTTTCATAC ggttaTTGGGGTTGTGCCATTGGTAAAGCCAGGCAGGCTGCAAAAACAGAGATAGAAAAACTTCAG ATGAAGGAAATGACCTGCCGTGATGTTGTTAAAGAAGTTGCAAAAAT aATCTACATAGTTCATGATGAAGTAAAGGATAAAGCTTTTGAGCTGGAACTCAGCTGGGTTGGAGAAA TAACcaatggaaaacatgaaattgTTCCCAAAGACAtcagagaagaagcagaaaaatatgcCAAG gaatcTTTGAAAGAGGAAGATGAGTCAGACGATGACAATATGTAA